A window of Cohnella herbarum contains these coding sequences:
- a CDS encoding potassium-transporting ATPase subunit F, whose protein sequence is MIIVSIFTVFIFLYLIYALVNPEKF, encoded by the coding sequence ATGATCATCGTATCGATCTTCACCGTATTCATCTTTCTATATTTAATTTACGCCTTAGTGAATCCAGAGAAGTTCTAA